GTTGCGAATGCTCTTAACCAAATTTTAGAGTTTTGTAAGATCTCTTCTGCTTGCAGGTGATGGGAAAAGTCGGGTTCAACTTCCCGATATTCCTGACACTGATTCACTATGCCGTAGCTTGGGTGCTGATGGCCGTGTTCAAGACGCTTTCGTTGCTTCCCGTGTCACCTCCATCCAAAACGACGCCCTTCTCTTCGCTCTTCGCACTCGGGGTAGTGATGTCATTTGCCACTGGCCTTGCCAACACAAGCCTACAACACAACAGGTTCAAACTTTTAACTCAAACATAACCCGACTTAACATTTTCATAATATTCATTATGTTCCCTTAGAATCCATGAGACAAACCTTGATCCGAGCGCAGTGTTGGATTTTATCAAATGGCCAAGATCGCGGTGACCCCGACAATTGTACTCTCAGAGTTCGTCCTCTTTAGGAAAACAATTTCTTGTAAAAAGGTAGGTTGAATGAATTTCacgttttcaaaattttggcTAACTTTTCCTCATGTTGTTTCCCCTAAACTAAAGATGTCCTCCCATAATCTGCCCTTCCCATTCCATCACTGCTCAGTTTCGAACGGGATTATCGATAAATTCATCTGATTATTGCAGGTTTTGGCCCTTACCTTGGTCTCGCTCGGTGTGGCGGTTGCAACAGTCACAGATTTGCAGTTCAATTTCTTTGGGGCTTGCATTGCTGCTATTTGGATAATTCCGAGTGCCATTAACAAGATCCTCTGGTCCAATTTACAACAGCAAGGCAACTGGACCGCATTATCGTaagcacctttttttttttccagtttttctGGCCGTCCATCCTGCAATATAAACATACActttttaagtcgtgccaaaACGGAAACAAAAATCCGAGTTGTGCAGGTTGATGTGGAAAACTACTCCGATAACAATCTTCTTCCTGCTGCCTCTGATGCCGTGGCTCGACCCACCTGGTGTCTTGTCCTTCAAATGGGACCAGAGTAACACGAGTGCAGTCCTTATTTCGGCTCTCCTTGGTTTTCTACTCCAATGGTCCGGCGCATTAGCTCTCGGGTATTGCTCGTcctgaaattttatttttcttctcattCAGCCGGAGAGCAACTCTTTGGAGCTGCTCAGCTTTCCACAAAACTTTTATTCTCTCCTTTTGgaacactaaaaaaaaaggggaatgATTCTAGACATGTTGCAACACAGTTTTCCGATCTACCAAATAAGAGAAAATCTTCTGCAAACTGAATAAGGCCTTGACATATCGTCATGGTTTCCCGCGGTCTTTGACGGCAGAGGTGATCTCTTGTTTCTACTCGCAGGGCGACTTCCGCAACCTCCCATGTCGTGTTGGGACAGTTCAAGACGTGCGTGATACTCCTCGGGGGCTATGTGTTTTTCAACTCGGACCCAGGATTCGTGAGCATCTGCGGGGTCCTCGCCGCTCTTTGTGGCATGTCCATCTATACATCACTTAACTTGCAGAAGTCGGGCGAGGTTACAGGCAAGCCGATCCCCAAGCAAAGCCTGCTGGCAAAAGTGAATGGGGAAGAAAGAAACGACATGGAAGAGAAACTCCTCAACGCCGGGGTGTGAAAGTCACTGCATATCGAGATTTctcattttcgtttttcttctttttccctctAAATTTGTCCATTCTTTATGCTTATATGGTAAGTTAGGCGTAGCACTACTGTCGGCATTTAGTTGGATAACTTAGCAGGTTCGATCACATAAAGTGAAGGACTCCTCAAAATTCCAtaatgcatatttctcgtgaccTAAGGAATTCAGTTAGACTGCGATGATTCACAACATCGATTGGTTCGGATACCATACCGCATTCTTTAGACTGCGATTTACCTTGTGAAagtatattattgaatttttgttCGCTACTTGGCCATGAAGTTCTCTAGCTATGGCTGATCCAGAGGAGCAAAAGAACGAAACAGAGTGCATGCAGTTAACCGTAATACTGAGTTATCCCGTTATTCATTCCGATTCCTGTTAATTCTCGGGAACCGGACATGACGTAGCATCGTACAATGATAATCCCAGGACTGGAGTATCCTGGTAGGTTCTCCAACCGTTGAGACAATTCTCGTACCAAATGTTATTCTCCAAGTACGAAAACATTTTATACAAAACATCAGTCGACTAATTCTTACATGCAATCGATTGATTATTTAATACGAAACGTTATTCTCCAAGTATGAAAACATTTCGCGCGAGACGCAGCGACTGAATATTCAGCTGGTGAACCCAAAAATTTCCTCCAAGTGTAGTATTTCCCTGAAATTGTTACTACCTCACATTCAACCATCATTTCAATATGCATGATTTCAAATTACAGGGTATTGTGAGTTGCACTGCTATAATTTTGGGAAGATTTACAGTAAGAtcactttctttctttctttttttttttgggtgaactaATCGGAGCTAAAGctcaaaagaaaaaccaaTTACATCAAACAAAATTTGAGTAAGGAAGCCCAAACATTATTGCGAAAAAGAAGCGTATTGACACTGGTAAGAAGACTGGTAAAGAAGTGCGATCCAAGCGGTAATTATGTCGCCAACCTGAACATCCAATTAGCACTGGCATTTCCCTCTCTGAAAGCGCGTCAAACTTCGACCAACCAGCTCTGCCCGAGTAAAATGGTGCGATCACTTTAGAATGGTTAATATATACAATCAAgtaaattattctaatttatAGCAAAatatatcgatatcaagtaaGTTGCACGTACTTTGAGTGGAGAATGGCGGCCCATGAAGAATGAAGGCCCGATCCAGAGGTTGGGCCTGTAAGAAGCCCATAATGGGCCCGATGCCTAAAACGTCAGGCCGGGTGCACGGTACGCCGGGAGCATGGTGGAACGGAGTGAGAGCGTCTTCTCTCTCCCGTCTCCGTCTTCAGCCTCGGGAGTATGCTCTCTGCTtcgaatctctctctctctctgccaaTATCTGACTCCATCACCGGCGGTACGGTTAACTCGATCGACTTACACCCTAACCCGCCGAGCCATGGCCGAGCCGCGTTACGAGATCGCCCAGACCGCGTACATAAAGATGGTCCTCCACGCCCTCAAGCACAAAACCTCCGCCGTCAACGGAATCCTCCTTGGCCGTGTCTCCGACCAGAAAGACTTTACCGTCGTCGAAATCGCCGACTCTGTACCCCTCTTCCACTCCCACCTCAGCCTCCTCCCAAATCTAGAGATCTCCTTGATCCTGGTTCGCACCTCTCTCACTGAATCTGCTCGTCTGCGCTGTGAATTTGCATAATTGCCCGAATAATATCGATCTCGAGACTGGATAGATGAACGAAATGAGCTCAATTTTGATCCGAAGAGCTGGCTTTTCACCATCTACTGGCTATTTCCGATGGTGCGGGATGAATAGTATTAGCGTTGAATGTCATGTTCTTCAATCTGGGAATTCCTATTTCATGCCGATGCATCTCGAGCGATTCAATTTTCTGAATCTGATGCTAATGCCATGGAGAATTCGgatcttcttttctttaaatGTGTGATTGATTCATGGAGTTTGAATCTTGTGAATCTGATTAATTCTCATTGTTCAATGTTACCTGATATCTTAATTGGATCAGATAGAGGAGTATTGCGAAGCTAAAGGCTTGAATATAGTGGGATATTTCCACGGCAACGAGAGGCACGATGATGCTGAGCTTGGTGGTGTCGCGAAGAATATCGGGGACAATATTTATCGCTATTTTCCACAAGCTGCTATACTTTTGGTGAGTAATGGTTATGGTTCAATCCATCGTTAGTTTTTCTTGTATTGATCGATCAATGGAAGTGATTAGTTCTATTCGTGTATGCAGTTAGATAACAAAAAACTCGAGGCGCTGTCTAAAGGGAAGGAGCGAAGCCCTGTTATGCAGGTTAGGTGTCATTATCTCCTCCTGAGTACTTCTTTTGTCTGTCTTTGTTTATCGAGTTCCACCAATGCGTACTGAAGTTCTGCTCTGATTCATATTGTTGTCGTGTTTTCTTCACCCTTATTGAGTTTAATGTCTGCACGGCATAGCTTTTTCAGCAATCTCATATATCAATCCTTTTTCATATCTTCGTTGAGTTGGATGTTTACGCAGCTGTTGGGATAACTTACTCTTGTTGAAGGAATCTCTTTGAAGTTTTGTCCATTCAAGAAAAAGTTAGTAGCACGGAATGTTGACATAGACTTTGTGCTAACGAAATTTGATGAGAAGTTGCACATTCAAATTGTCGGAATATGTGATAGTTGAGTTGTCTGAGTATTTGTTTGATGTTGAACGATATATGCTTGAGTTCCTAGTATTTGGAGATATAATTTGAAGTACCTGCATTCGGATGTTTATTTATGTTACATTGAAGAGGAATGTTATTGTTTTCTGAGGTAGAGTTAATCTAATCTTTAGTAGTTCATTACTCATAGTCTTTTCTTGTTCGAAAAGTGCAATACGTTTATGGGATCTTCTTCACAATTGTCTTTGgtctttttctctttgtcagCTTTACACTAGGGACGCATCGAAGAATTGGAAGTTAGTCTCCTCTGATGGCAATGGAAGCAATCAGTTAGTTACAAGGGAACCATCAGCAAATGTAGTCCTGTCGGACTACATCTTATCCGAGAAATGGCAGGACATAGTCGACTTCGATGACCACCTTGATGACATCAGCAAGTAAGCCCGAGCCTAGACATGCTAATTCGGTCTTTACCCTTTTGAATCGGATGACAATGCTATTTACCAACTCATTGACGGAATTATTGTAAGTCTGATGCACCTTTTGTTATTTAATGCAGGGACTGGCTTAACCCCGATCTCTTCAAATGAGAAATAGTCATCTAACTTGTAATAGTTTTCTTAGGAGTTTGTTTACTCGATTGCCTACAAATCAAGAAGGGTAAAAGGGTTTAACagattttgagaaaatttgcTTGTAGTTTTGTGTCAAAGACGAGAATCTGTTCTGTTGGTATTTTTGTCGTTGAAGGAAGTTATTGAGGATCAATAAggtcatatatttcatttttgttcttGTTGGATCTGTAATTCATATGTCGCAAGTGGTTTCGTTTCCTGTGATGGAATGGTAATGCTGACTGCTAGGACCTTGTATGATCATTTCATGATAATGGGCAAGAATTCTCAGGTTTGGAGTTGGTAGAGAATCAGTAATGTGCTTGAAGTATACAACAGAACTATCTTCCATGAGTCCTTTACTTCCCGTTTTCTCGTTCTTCTGTGCCAAACCTAACAGAGACGTAACCCCGCATGCATCTTTCTCGAGCAAGGAATACCCAAAACTCGATCTGTGATAGCTATTTAAGACACTTGGGCAGATCAGTTGAagcataattttcaaaaaggcTCGAAGATAGTTATGGAAGTTACTTCAGGGAATGAAAGACGTCCCCTCTTCTTTCAGCGCGATCCTTTTCAAGGGAAAACATACTGATAACATACGAAAACCACCCCGTCAAGGGATGTGTTTCGGATCCACGAGACTATATATTCAGGTGCACGGTCCCTTCACCGGATCATTGCAAGTGAAGCGGTGGACAGAGCAAATGAACTGGATTCAAGGGAAGATCTTCCTTTACAGTGTCACGTTCGGAGTCTACGGGTTGGACTGGTGGGAGAAATGTATAGTCAGTATCCTTAGCTTCATCTACTTCTGTTACAACATTGGATGCGAAATCATGTTTTTATACACTCGGTGCGAACCCGACTATATTTGTGCACGAGTTCCTTAATATATGAGAAGATGCTTTGGTCCTTTCGCTCCTCGGCTTCATTATTTACTGTATTTTGTGTTTCGCAACAGGCATATTTAGAAGGTAccgctttgtttggttttttaataataatccAATTCCACTCCACTCAACTCTATTCTtatcaaaattcaacaatataatcatattACTATTTATTTTGTCCTTTAttccatttaataatactttatcgcttatattttttaactaattttaaactttcatttcataatattttatcgCTCGTGCTTTTCCTAAtcacttttaaaattagttttttaataataaatttctcatttactttcacatctatgtatatatacatatatattatcacatataaatatatttatcaacagTTGCAAtcattgcataaaattaaGTTGAGTTGTATAACTCATTGAACTcgaaaaaccaaacacaacctaaTGGATTAGGCTCCCATCCATTGTTTATTTTCCATATAAAGAAATGACTCCGTCACTTTAATGAAGCCTCGCTGAGTACGTTCATCAAGTCCAATAGCTTGCTCGGGCTCCATCACTTGCCAGAAACGTCGTACCTTTGCTATTTGACACGGACATCTACCGTTAATCCTTACAACGATCCCGCAGGGATGCAAGCTATGTCTCGACGCCTCTGAGGCGCAAAGGAAATCAAAGGAACTGCTGTATGCTCTATTTAATTATGATCTTCTTGTTGTGCCATTGCAGGTATATATGGTGAAGCTGGGTAGCTCAAATGATCAGAATTGGGATGGTTACATATGGCTCTAATACcatattttgaatattataatttgGAAAATCTCTGTTGAGATGTTATTGAAGTCACCATTCCTCCGCTATGTAATATTTCTTTCTTGCTCTTAGTTGCTCTTATTATCATGGATTGTTAAGATCTTGTCCCCCACCTTGGCATCGAAGGATATGAAACATTCCAAGAGATTATAATACAACCGATGTCTAATTGATCAGACCAATCAAGACACGGATTTTACCTTATTAATGCTTTATACGTGATTGGTTCCATCCATTTGCTAGTTGTCGGGAAATCGAATTATCAAAGATAAATATAAGATCGCGGGAcgaaaatggagaaaaaaaaatcgaactGCGGATAAAGGTGAGAAGCTATGAATACTTCAGGGATCAGATTGAACGAAAGAAATACTAAAGTTTACCAATGAAACACAAGATGGGCCTCGGCAGCCTTACTGTTAATGGGCCTCGGCCCATCACTCGAGGCCCCCCACCTCTTCCCTCCATCAGACACCTCCCATGTCTTCAACGGAATCTTCTTCAATTATAAACCCTAATTAAACCCTAGCCGggcaaagaggaagaagaagaagaagaagaaagtcgCCAGTTTGCTCGGGATTTTCGGAATTTCTCACCCTGCAGTAGCCGGTAAGCTCATTCCTCCACATATTTCCTAATCCTATAAGTCATTGATGGCGAATTTGGAATGTGGGATAGCACAAGTAGTCGTTAATGGAGAAATTTCATTGTTTTACCGGCAAATTTGTGAACTGTTAGTTAAAAATTCGTGCTTGTGACTCTTGGTGCTGCTTCTGCAGCTCAATGGGTGCCCCCGTtgttaaaaagaagaagggtGCGAAAGCACAGAAGCCCCCACCTAAGAAGAAGCTGAAGAATGATTTATTCGCCGAGAAGAGATCGAAGAAAGATGATATTGTCGAGGAGTCCGAGTCTGACGACCCGAACTATGAAGAAGTCTCCGAAGAGCTCGGAGAATCTGACGGAGAGGAAGGAGGGTCTGGTACTGAGTCTGATGCGTCTTCCGGCGGAGACGACCCTCTCGCGGATGACTTCCTCCAAGGGAGTGATGATGGAGGTGGTtaatcgtgaatttttttcgCCTTTTAAATTGGTTTTTTATGGTGCTATGTTGTTGACGTGTTGTTTGGTATTCTTTTAGAGGAAATGCCCGGTTCGGATGCTGATTCTGACAAGGATTCAGACTCCGATGAAACTGATATTGAGATAAAATCTGAAATTCTTGatgaaagaaggaaaaaggaagagaTAGATGCAGCAGATGAAATACAGCTCAATATCAAGGACGAATCAGATGAGTTCAGATTGCCAACAGAGGAGGTACCCATGTATTTTTGGTCATCTCTGATTAAATACATCATATTCTCGTGGTCCATTCAGTACAGTGGAATGACGCAGGAACAAATAGGGTATCGTTCAAATTATGCCATGTCGCTGCATTCACTTGTCATTCTACCATATAAAACGTGTCATCATTTTTTATATGCTCTGGTCAGCTATTTTTTATAAGTTATCGTCCACCATCAGCTTAGTAACGCTATCTCTGTAAAATGTCATATTGATGACTTAGGAGCTGGAAGAAGAGGAGCAAAGACCACCTGACCTCCCAAATATTCAGAGAAGGATACGAGAAAGTGAGTAGGTTTTTCGTATGATCACGTCTTTAATGCTTTTGATTGCATGGGAGTGCTCAGTCTGGTCAATGCTATCAGTTGTTCGAGTTTTGTCAAACTTCAACGCCCTGAAGCAAGAAGGAGCAACAAGGAAAGACTATGTGAAGCAGCTAAAGAGGGATCTGGCTTCGTATTACGGTTACAATGAATTCCTTATTAGTGCGCTAGTTGAGGTGATTAAATTGATTACTTCCATAAAGAAtg
Above is a window of Punica granatum isolate Tunisia-2019 chromosome 7, ASM765513v2, whole genome shotgun sequence DNA encoding:
- the LOC116212854 gene encoding nucleotide-sugar uncharacterized transporter 2 isoform X2, encoding MSFNFLVSVGIILINKSVMGKVGFNFPIFLTLIHYAVAWVLMAVFKTLSLLPVSPPSKTTPFSSLFALGVVMSFATGLANTSLQHNSVGFYQMAKIAVTPTIVLSEFVLFRKTISCKKVLALTLVSLGVAVATVTDLQFNFFGACIAAIWIIPSAINKILWSNLQQQGNWTALSLMWKTTPITIFFLLPLMPWLDPPGVLSFKWDQSNTSAVLISALLGFLLQWSGALALGATSATSHVVLGQFKTCVILLGGYVFFNSDPGFVSICGVLAALCGMSIYTSLNLQKSGEVTGKPIPKQSLLAKVNGEERNDMEEKLLNAGV
- the LOC116212854 gene encoding nucleotide-sugar uncharacterized transporter 2 isoform X1 — its product is MGFLESFVDSNARRFLKRKDSDAGEAGRALEELRSSLHNELRTSDGAKRQQQRFCGPVVAMSFNFLVSVGIILINKSVMGKVGFNFPIFLTLIHYAVAWVLMAVFKTLSLLPVSPPSKTTPFSSLFALGVVMSFATGLANTSLQHNSVGFYQMAKIAVTPTIVLSEFVLFRKTISCKKVLALTLVSLGVAVATVTDLQFNFFGACIAAIWIIPSAINKILWSNLQQQGNWTALSLMWKTTPITIFFLLPLMPWLDPPGVLSFKWDQSNTSAVLISALLGFLLQWSGALALGATSATSHVVLGQFKTCVILLGGYVFFNSDPGFVSICGVLAALCGMSIYTSLNLQKSGEVTGKPIPKQSLLAKVNGEERNDMEEKLLNAGV
- the LOC116214010 gene encoding ER membrane protein complex subunit 8/9 homolog, with the translated sequence MAEPRYEIAQTAYIKMVLHALKHKTSAVNGILLGRVSDQKDFTVVEIADSVPLFHSHLSLLPNLEISLILIEEYCEAKGLNIVGYFHGNERHDDAELGGVAKNIGDNIYRYFPQAAILLLDNKKLEALSKGKERSPVMQLYTRDASKNWKLVSSDGNGSNQLVTREPSANVVLSDYILSEKWQDIVDFDDHLDDISKDWLNPDLFK